In Hippoglossus stenolepis isolate QCI-W04-F060 chromosome 13, HSTE1.2, whole genome shotgun sequence, a single genomic region encodes these proteins:
- the bcl9 gene encoding B-cell CLL/lymphoma 9 protein — translation MLEVQEERPAAAGTAATHFNKKERGKKEREEAKDSRGNLSNIGNPVPGSRNVRAKAPLTHTGSPHQLITPPCSVVLGNPSMHPNRLKNSPSTNTQSPKPKTEAMVRSPPVMSPSTAPQMDSKMPNQGKPGSTGSQSQSSPCDPKTLGTKGAQNVAGGMGLKNGQGLTSGPSSKVKVKRERSTSVESFEQPESGTPTSEEKDSSRVKRMCVAERRQPYSGADWCSGGESDEDDKGFFNCNSSDVKPQDSVTHSTSNAGLSRSSTPSHNTMGGQGSTTEPASGQKPGAKLVYVFTTEMANKAADAVLTGHTENIIAFHMKNISNSKDKAHLLLNNAASALRNDSKPPQQPSSHAQDQSHQPGSKPSLPGMAEPAPPQPSNQGSQPGVLPQEGSSAAGMESKNLPGSSPSNTTAPVDQAPVTQPEAGLNPPTTGEGGQGGGSGGSGLTPQQQQQQQQLAQELLNMEANTEGLSQEQLEHRQRSLQTLRDIQRMLFPDDRDAPQAGPPQSHGGPHDGGPDGAPRRSEQGPLQAMMAQSQSLGPPGGPGGPRPQGPPFGPPHGPRDMPPFPQDEMGPHMGVPGGCGDGDQMTPEQVAWLKLQQEFYEEKRKKQEMQHRPLPPDMMMHPHGPRGMMRGPPPPYQMGPGEMWGGPGGPPEHYQERMGMGPGPRGMPPHMQRMPGFSGMMNPEMEGPPRPGMGWPDDMPPRMGDARGFPGGPGGMFAGPGGRGERFPNPQSVQEAMFHQGMGGEKGLPPGMMMDMQRMMGHQRGGMEPGNGMGMFPRMPGDGPMSPSSRLQGMGGREMGPEFGMGPGPGPGPHMHPSKLRDPAMNMSPDEIMRMRGGGGPPMENMGPQGRPMQGPVFPEQTQPGDFPMGPGRPFPGGPGGMRGPHAEQAFGPEHRSTPTGGNGRMNHLPSGGPSQSQRGRKPADLNVQAGGGNSPSVNPLKSPPLRQVQSPMMGSPSGNLKSPQTPSQLAGMLTGPTGPNAPPPPQSSAPMKSPHSMMGSAGASPVHMRSPSLPNPSPGWASSPKPPMQSPGIPPQGGKPPLSITSPNMMGNMEQGGNGPPSAPQSGGPSGSMSHPGNVPSGSPYTIPPEPTLSQNPLSIMMSRMSKFAMPSSTPLYHDAIKTVASSDDDSPPARSPNLPSVNNNGMAMNHQGNPRMMVPGNAGPMPALSPLGMNPMGSQPLSHGMPSQMPSPNAPNMGPGMMPHGMMIPPNPQDPGMANPQMMSQGRMGYPHRSQGYPLTQSPSQQGPFSPHNGPGPQGFPGHPMGFQGEGPMGGRMGNMSHGGGGDGVMCKPNNPGGPEFNSMQGGFSDADLHEVMRPGASGIPEFDLSRIIPSEKPSQTLSYFPRGGGDNSGGKPPHPSGFPMQGMMGDGPPRMSMSMQGMGGMPGGPGGGMGPQDMPMGNPGHNSMRPPGFMGQGMMGPQHRMMSPGGPGGMMQGRQMAHPGPGGSPNMMMSLQGMGGPPQQTMMMGGQMRPRDMDMGFSPGPGMF, via the exons cCCTAAACCTAAGACGGAGGCCATGGTACGATCACCTCCCGTCATGTCCCCCTCCACTGCCCCTCAGATGGACTCTAAAATGCCCAATCAGGGGAAACCAGGGAGCACtggcagccaatcacagtccTCACCCTGTGATCCCAAGACCCTGGGCACGAAAGGGGCTCAGAATGTGGCAGGGGGCATGGGGCTAAAGAATGGCCAGGGTCTGACTTCTGGCCCAAGCTCCAAGGTTAAAGTCAAAAGGGAGAGAAGCACCTCGGTGGAGTCGTTTGAGCAGCCAGAGAGCGGCACACCCACAAGTGAAGAAAAAG acagtaGCCGGGTGAAGAGGATGTGTGTGGCGGAGAGGAGGCAGCCGTACAGTGGAGCTGACTGGTGCTCTGGGGGagaaagtgatgaagatgaCAAAGGATTCTTCA ACTGTAACTCCAGTGACGTGAAGCCCCAGGACTCAGTCACACATTCTACCTCCAATGCTGGACTCAGTCGCTCCTCGACACCCTCCCACAACACAATGGGAGGCCAGGGCTCTACAACAGAACCAGCTAGTGGCCAGAAACCAGGCGCAAAACTTGTGTATGTCTTTACCACGGAGATGGCCAACAA GGCAGCCGATGCAGTTCTAACTGGCCACACTGAAAATATCATTGCCTTCCACATGAAAAACATCTCCAACAGCAAGGACAAAGCTCACCTCCTCCTG AACAATGCAGCAAGTGCTCTCCGAAATGACTCTAAGCCTCCTCAGCAGCCCTCATCCCATGCCCAAGATCAGAGCCATCAGCCTGGATCAAAACCGTCCTTACCTGGTATGGCAGAGCCAGCCCCACCCCAGCCTTCAAACCAAGGGAGCCAGCCTGGTGTTCTTCCACAGGAAGGGTCATCTGCTGCAGGCATGGAATCCAAAAATCTTCCTGGCTCTAGCCCCAGTAACACTACAGCTCCAGTTGACCAGGCCCCTGTCACCCAACCTGAGGCAGGCCTCAACCCTCCAACAACAGGTGAAGGAGGGCAGGGTGGAGGCTCTGGTGGTTCGGGACTGACaccccagcagcagcaacaacagcagcagctggccCAGGAGCTGCTGAACATGGAGGCCAACACAGAGGGTCTGTCCCAAGAACAGTTGGAGCATCGGCAGCGCTCTCTGCAGACCTTACGAGATATCCAGCGCATGCTTTTCCCTGATGACCGTGATGCCCCACAAGCTGGGCCCCCGCAGTCTCATGGTGGACCGCATGATGGAGGCCCTGATGGTGCACCCCGGAGGTCTGAGCAGGGCCCCTTACAGGCGATGATGGCACAGTCGCAGAGCCTCGGCCCACCAGGTGGGCCAGGAGGCCCCCGTCCACAGGGCCCACCCTTTGGCCCACCGCATGGTCCCAGGGACATGCCCCCATTTCCACAAGATGAAATGGGTCCACATATGGGGGTTCCAGGGGGCTGTGGAGATGGAGATCAGATGACCCCAGAACAGGTGGCTTGGTTGAAATTACAACAGGAATTTtatgaagagaaaaggaagaaacaaGAAATGCAACACCGGCCACTTCCTCCAGACATGATGATGCACCCCCATGGTCCACGTGGCATGATGCGTGGGCCCCCACCTCCCTACCAAATGGGGCCAGGAGAGATGTGGGGGGGTCCAGGTGGTCCACCAGAGCACTACCAAGAACGAATGGGCATGGGCCCTGGCCCCAGAGGTATGCCTCCACATATGCAGAGAATGCCTGGCTTCTCTGGTATGATGAATCCTGAGATGGAAGGTCCCCCAAGGCCTGGAATGGGGTGGCCTGATGACATGCCCCCCCGGATGGGAGACGCACGAGGCTTCCCTGGAGGACCTGGGGGAATGTTTGCTGGTCCAGGGGGTCGTGGTGAGCGTTTCCCAAATCCTCAGTCAGTCCAAGAAGCAATGTTCCACCAAGGAATGGGTGGAGAGAAGGGCCTCCCTCCTGGGATGATGATGGACATGCAAAGGATGATGGGCCATCAAAGAGGTGGAATGGAACCTGGTAATGGCATGGGTATGTTTCCTAGAATGCCCGGGGATGGTCCTATGAGTCCATCATCTAGGCTTCAAGGAATGGGGGGTAGAGAAATGGGGCCTGAGTTTGGCATGGGTCCTGGCCCTGGGCCGGGACCACACATGCACCCTTCCAAACTACGAGATCCTGCCATGAATATGAGTCCAGATGAGATAATGAGaatgagaggagggggaggaccTCCAATGGAGAATATGGGTCCACAGGGCAGGCCCATGCAGGGTCCTGTCTTCCCTGAGCAGACACAGCCAGGAGACTTTCCTATGGGGCCTGGGCGGCCATTCCCCGGTGGTCCTGGAGGAATGAGGGGTCCACATGCAGAACAAGCCTTTGGTCCAGAGCACAGATCTACACCAACAGGAGGTAATGGCCGTATGAACCACCTCCCTTCTGGTGGCCCTTCACAATCTCAGAGGGGTCGCAAGCCAGCAGATCTAAATGTCCAAGCAGGAGGGGGGAACTCACCTAGTGTCAACCCACTGAAGTCCCCACCTCTAAGGCAAGTGCAGTCCCCAATGATGGGCTCTCCCTCGGGAAATCTTAAATCGCCTCAGACACCGTCCCAGCTGGCTGGCATGCTCACTGGTCCCACAGGCCCGAAtgcccctccacctccccaaTCATCAGCACCAATGAAATCCCCCCACTCCATGATGGGATCAGCAGGCGCCTCTCCTGTTCATATGAGGTCTCCTTCTCTTCCTAACCCCTCTCCAGGATGGGCCTCCTCACCAAAACCCCCCATGCAGAGTCCAGGAATACCACCTCAGGGTGGCAAGCCTCCCCTCAGTATCACCTCACCAAATATGATGGGCAATATGGAGCAAG GTGGTAACGGACCTCCCTCAGCCCCTCAATCAGGGGGTCCATCTGGCTCCATGTCCCACCCAGGCAACGTCCCGTCTGGCAGTCCATACACCATACCACCTGAGCCTACTCTATCCCAGAACCCTCTCTCCATCATGATGTCACGCATGTCCAAGTTTGCAATGCCCAGCTCCACCCCACTCTACCATGATGCCATAAAGACAGTCGCCAGCTCTGATGATGACTCGCCTCCGGCTCGCTCCCCGAACCTGCCTTCAGTGAACAATAATG GTATGGCAATGAACCACCAAGGAAATCCACGTATGATGGTGCCTGGAAATGCAGGACCCATGCCAGCCCTCAGCCCTCTGGGTATGAATCCAATGGGATCCCAGCCCCTCTCCCATGGCATGCCTTCACAGATGCCCTCTCCAAATGCCCCTAATATGGGCCCAGGTATGATGCCTCATGGCATGATGATACCACCAAATCCCCAAGACCCAGGTATGGCAAACCCACAAATGATGAGCCAGGGACGCATGGGTTACCCTCATCGAAGCCAGGGATACCCCCTCACCCAGTCACCTTCGCAGCAAGGCCCCTTCTCCCCACACAACGGTCCTGGTCCTCAAGGTTTTCCTGGCCATCCCATGGGCTTCCAGGGAGAAGGACCTATGGGAGGACGGATGGGGAACATGTCTCATGGGGGAGGGGGTGATGGAGTTATGTGCAAACCCAATAACCCTGGAGGTCCAGAGTTCAACAGCATGCAAGGTGGATTCAGTGATGCAGATCTTCACGAGGTGATGCGGCCGGGAGCGTCTGGCATTCCTGAGTTTGACCTGTCCAGGATAATCCCATCAGAGAAGCCCAGCCAGACTCTGTCTTACTTCCCCCGAGGTGGAGGAGACAACTCTGGGGGAAAACCACCTCACCCCTCTGGCTTCCCGATGCAGGGCATGATGGGTGACGGCCCGCCACGGATGAGTATGTCCATGCAGGGGATGGGGGGGATGCCTGGGGGCCCTGGTGGGGGAATGGGCCCCCAAGATATGCCAATGGGTAACCCCGGCCACAACTCGATGCGGCCACCAGGATTCATGGGCCAGGGCATGATGGGTCCCCAGCACCGGATGATGTCCCCTGGGGGTCCGGGAGGGATGATGCAGGGGAGACAAATGGCCCACCCAGGCCCTGGCGGTTCACCTAATatgatgatgtcactgcagGGCATGGGCGGCCCCCCACAGCAGACAATGATGATGGGGGGTCAGATGAGGCCACGTGACATGGACATGGGATTCAGTCCGGGGCCTGGAATGTTCTAA